In one Denitratisoma sp. genomic region, the following are encoded:
- the mobA gene encoding molybdenum cofactor guanylyltransferase MobA, giving the protein MKITGLILAGGLGRRMGGRDKGLQPFRGKPMAAWAIARLAPQVDALLINANQNLEAYAAFGYPVVPDRIAGFAGPLAGLHTGLLACETPLLVTAPCDSPFLPEDLVGKLRGALEAAGADLAVAKTGDQPHPVFSLVRREVLDGLTAFLEAGGRKVDAWYAALKVAEVPFPDERAFANINTLEELNQLEP; this is encoded by the coding sequence ATGAAGATCACCGGCCTCATCCTCGCCGGCGGACTCGGCCGGCGCATGGGCGGCCGCGACAAGGGCCTGCAGCCCTTCCGCGGCAAGCCGATGGCGGCGTGGGCCATCGCGCGCCTGGCGCCGCAGGTGGACGCCCTGCTCATCAACGCCAACCAGAACCTGGAGGCCTACGCCGCCTTCGGCTACCCGGTCGTCCCCGACCGCATCGCCGGCTTCGCCGGCCCGCTGGCCGGCCTGCACACGGGCCTGCTCGCCTGCGAGACGCCGCTGCTGGTCACGGCGCCCTGCGACTCGCCCTTCCTGCCCGAGGACCTGGTCGGCAAACTGCGCGGCGCGCTGGAGGCGGCCGGCGCCGACCTCGCGGTGGCGAAGACCGGCGATCAGCCGCATCCGGTATTCTCCCTGGTGCGCCGCGAGGTGCTGGACGGCCTGACGGCCTTTCTCGAGGCGGGCGGCCGCAAGGTCGACGCCTGGTATGCCGCGCTCAAGGTGGCCGAGGTGCCGTTCCCCGACGAGCGCGCCTTCGCCAACATCAACACGCTTGAAGAACTGAACCAACTCGAACCATGA
- the radA gene encoding DNA repair protein RadA, with product MAKQKTVYTCTECGGSAPKWQGQCPHCSAWNTLVETLAESAPTNRFSAIAGSGRLQRLAEISPREESRVATGIEEFDRVLGGGLVAGGVVLIGGDPGIGKSTLLLQALAQLAGRQPALYVSGEESGEQVALRARRLQLEVGGLQLLTEIHLEKILAALAEHKPRIAVIDSIQTLYSDALQSAPGSVAQVRECAAQLTRYAKQAGTCIVFVGHVTKEGALAGPRVLEHIVDTVLYFEGDPNSSFRLVRAVKNRFGAVNELGVFAMTDKGLRGVSNPSALFLSQHDRQVAGSCVLVTQEGTRPLLVEIQALVDEAHSPSPRRLSVGLEQNRLAMLLAVLHRHAGIACFDQDVFVNAVGGVKINEPAADLAVMLAIVSSLRNRPLPQKLIAFGEVGLAGEIRPAPRGQERLKEAAKLGFTHALIPKANAPKQPIRGIEVIALERVEQAVDKMRELQ from the coding sequence ATGGCCAAACAAAAGACCGTCTACACCTGCACCGAATGCGGCGGCAGCGCGCCGAAGTGGCAGGGCCAGTGCCCGCACTGTTCCGCCTGGAACACCCTCGTCGAAACCCTGGCAGAGTCTGCGCCGACCAACCGCTTCTCGGCCATCGCCGGCAGCGGCCGGCTGCAGCGCCTGGCCGAGATCAGCCCGCGCGAGGAATCGCGCGTCGCCACCGGCATCGAGGAATTCGACCGCGTGCTTGGCGGCGGCCTGGTGGCCGGCGGCGTCGTCCTGATCGGCGGCGATCCCGGCATCGGCAAGTCCACCCTGCTGCTGCAGGCGCTGGCGCAGCTGGCCGGGCGCCAGCCGGCGCTGTACGTCTCCGGCGAGGAGTCCGGCGAGCAGGTGGCCCTGCGCGCCCGGCGCCTGCAACTGGAGGTCGGCGGCCTGCAGCTGCTGACGGAGATCCATCTCGAGAAGATCCTCGCCGCCCTGGCCGAGCACAAGCCGCGCATCGCGGTGATCGACTCGATCCAGACGCTGTACTCCGATGCCCTGCAGTCGGCGCCCGGCTCGGTGGCGCAGGTGCGCGAATGCGCCGCGCAGTTGACGCGTTACGCCAAGCAGGCCGGCACCTGCATCGTCTTCGTCGGCCACGTCACGAAGGAGGGCGCGCTGGCCGGGCCGCGCGTGCTGGAGCACATCGTCGACACCGTGCTCTATTTCGAGGGCGATCCCAATTCCAGCTTCCGACTGGTGCGCGCCGTGAAGAACCGCTTCGGCGCGGTGAACGAGCTGGGCGTCTTCGCCATGACCGACAAGGGCCTGCGCGGCGTGTCCAATCCGTCCGCGCTGTTCCTCTCCCAGCACGACCGGCAGGTGGCCGGCTCCTGCGTGCTGGTGACGCAGGAGGGCACGCGGCCCCTGCTGGTGGAGATCCAGGCGCTGGTGGACGAGGCGCATTCGCCCAGCCCGCGCCGGCTCTCCGTCGGCCTCGAGCAGAACCGCCTGGCCATGCTGCTGGCGGTTCTGCACCGCCATGCCGGCATCGCCTGCTTCGACCAGGACGTCTTCGTCAACGCCGTCGGCGGCGTCAAGATCAACGAGCCGGCGGCCGACCTTGCGGTGATGCTGGCCATCGTCTCCAGCCTGCGCAACCGGCCGCTGCCGCAGAAGCTGATCGCCTTCGGCGAGGTCGGCCTGGCCGGCGAAATCCGCCCGGCGCCGCGCGGGCAGGAACGCCTCAAGGAAGCCGCCAAGCTCGGCTTCACGCACGCGCTCATCCCGAAGGCCAACGCACCGAAGCAACCAATCCGCGGCATCGAGGTCATAGCCCTGGAACGGGTCGAGCAGGCGGTGGACAAGATGCGGGAACTGCAGTGA
- the rmuC gene encoding DNA recombination protein RmuC, which yields MPDFWTAAALLLAVAAVSFILWRIAALHAATKDLPSRIESALAENHRAMLSDLHDGLNRQGDRLLSQSAESGERLQKTLAELNASFQAKQDQLRAEVLEQIMLKLAEQARADRELLQSGLAQATTQLSASMESLTRSINERLEQISGRVSERLDEGFKKTNETFANVMARLATIDEAQKKIDGLTTNVVSLQELLGDKKARGAFGEVQLEALVRNTLPPGSFEFQYTLSNGTRADCVLKLPEPTGLVAVDSKFPLENYHRMFAPEASEFERRAAQTDFRADLKKHIDAIAAKYILPNETSDGAVMFVPAEAVFAEIHAYHPETVGYAMQKRVWIVSPTTLMAVLNTARAVLKDVETRHQIHIIKDALGKLSKDFVRFDERMQKLAAHIDQAQKDVQDVQISSRKISGQFARIEGVELDGLETPPAIAAVPLRKAGEE from the coding sequence ATGCCCGATTTCTGGACGGCGGCCGCACTGCTCCTGGCAGTCGCGGCGGTAAGCTTCATCCTCTGGCGAATCGCCGCGCTTCACGCGGCGACGAAGGACCTCCCATCCCGCATCGAATCGGCACTGGCCGAGAATCATCGCGCCATGCTGTCCGACCTGCACGACGGCCTCAACCGCCAGGGCGACCGGCTGCTGTCGCAGAGCGCCGAATCCGGCGAGCGGCTGCAGAAGACGCTGGCGGAGCTGAATGCCTCTTTCCAGGCGAAGCAGGACCAGTTGCGCGCCGAAGTCCTCGAACAGATCATGCTGAAGCTGGCGGAGCAGGCGCGTGCCGACCGCGAACTGCTGCAATCGGGACTGGCGCAGGCCACGACCCAGCTGTCCGCCAGCATGGAAAGCCTCACCCGCAGCATCAACGAGCGCCTCGAGCAGATCAGCGGCCGCGTCAGCGAGCGGCTCGACGAGGGCTTCAAGAAGACCAACGAGACCTTCGCCAACGTCATGGCGCGACTGGCCACCATCGACGAGGCGCAGAAGAAGATCGACGGCCTCACCACCAACGTCGTCAGCCTGCAGGAACTGCTCGGCGACAAGAAGGCGCGCGGCGCCTTCGGCGAAGTGCAGCTCGAGGCCCTGGTGCGCAACACCCTGCCGCCCGGCAGCTTCGAGTTCCAGTACACCCTCTCGAACGGCACGCGCGCCGACTGCGTGCTGAAGCTGCCCGAGCCGACCGGCCTGGTGGCGGTGGACTCGAAATTTCCGCTGGAGAACTACCACCGCATGTTTGCGCCGGAGGCCTCGGAGTTCGAACGCCGTGCCGCGCAGACTGACTTTCGTGCCGACCTGAAGAAGCACATCGACGCCATCGCCGCGAAGTACATCCTGCCCAACGAGACCTCCGACGGCGCGGTCATGTTCGTGCCGGCCGAGGCGGTATTCGCCGAGATCCACGCCTATCATCCCGAGACGGTCGGCTACGCCATGCAGAAGCGCGTCTGGATCGTTTCGCCGACGACGCTGATGGCGGTGCTGAACACCGCGCGCGCCGTCCTGAAGGACGTCGAGACGCGCCACCAGATCCACATCATCAAGGACGCCCTCGGCAAGCTGTCGAAGGACTTTGTCCGCTTCGACGAGCGCATGCAGAAGCTGGCGGCGCACATCGACCAGGCGCAGAAGGACGTGCAGGACGTGCAGATCAGCAGCCGCAAGATCAGCGGCCAGTTCGCCCGCATCGAGGGCGTCGAACTGGACGGACTCGAGACGCCGCCGGCGATCGCTGCCGTGCCGTTGCGCAAGGCGGGCGAGGAATGA
- a CDS encoding EAL domain-containing protein, with amino-acid sequence MMSARRQLIVRRALAALAVLGSCGAALALGPADEGRSINVFWFAGLGGVSAFGGWLAWNSIASSGRLRDQLNLIDTAFRCVDVAVVGLDDRGNIFFANAAAAKLADVEPMALTGRAFAEAFPLRSAADGSPVELAQLQAACGEEASAVRAVLRDAADNEHVLDISCACEDSGRSQVSFLAMEDVSVPRGISLELFWQANHDALTGLVNRRGFEDQLRKAIAVGGEPDKQHTLLFIDLDRFKLINDSGGHAAGDEFLRQIAAVLRHRVRTTDVLARMGGDEFAVLLHACPVEQALRIANAIRMDVSNFRFVWREKVFHVGASIGLVVLSDPTASAEEVMEQADAACYTAKEAGRDQIRVYHAKAANHQPRADMNIVETIHDAIERNGFRLFRQRIAGLGEAGAKARHFELLLRMVDREGKIVPPMVFIPAAERHNMMQAIDRWVLANALPAIRRECEATPDSLPVFDINLSAESINDSRFPAFVREQIALHKVPAAAICFEITETLAVANLTKAAELIRELKELGLRFALDDFGAGMCSFAYLKHLPVDYVKIDGAFVRDMFAEPMNIEVVSAINNIAHSLGMQTIAEFVETEGALNRLREMGVDFAQGHAVGRPFFFS; translated from the coding sequence ATGATGTCGGCGCGCCGCCAGCTGATCGTCCGGCGTGCCCTGGCTGCCCTGGCCGTCCTCGGCTCCTGCGGCGCGGCCCTGGCGTTGGGTCCCGCCGACGAAGGCCGATCCATCAATGTTTTCTGGTTTGCCGGGCTGGGCGGAGTGAGCGCCTTCGGCGGCTGGCTGGCCTGGAACTCGATCGCCTCGTCCGGCCGGCTGCGCGACCAGCTCAACCTGATCGATACCGCCTTCCGTTGCGTCGACGTCGCCGTGGTCGGCCTCGACGACCGCGGCAACATCTTCTTTGCCAATGCCGCCGCGGCCAAGCTGGCGGACGTCGAGCCAATGGCGCTGACCGGTCGCGCCTTCGCCGAGGCTTTTCCTCTGCGCAGTGCCGCGGACGGGTCGCCGGTCGAACTGGCGCAGCTGCAGGCGGCCTGCGGCGAGGAGGCGTCTGCCGTGCGGGCAGTGCTGCGCGACGCCGCCGACAACGAGCATGTGCTCGACATCAGTTGCGCCTGCGAGGACAGCGGCCGCAGCCAGGTCAGCTTCCTCGCCATGGAAGACGTCTCCGTGCCGCGCGGCATCTCGCTCGAGCTGTTCTGGCAGGCCAATCATGATGCCCTGACCGGCCTGGTGAACCGCCGCGGCTTCGAGGACCAGCTGCGCAAGGCGATCGCCGTCGGCGGCGAACCGGACAAGCAGCATACGCTGCTCTTCATCGACCTCGACCGCTTCAAGCTGATCAACGACAGCGGCGGCCATGCCGCCGGCGACGAATTCCTGCGCCAGATTGCCGCCGTGCTGCGCCATCGCGTGCGCACCACGGACGTGCTGGCGCGCATGGGCGGCGACGAGTTCGCCGTGCTGTTGCACGCCTGCCCGGTGGAGCAGGCGCTGCGCATTGCCAACGCCATCCGCATGGATGTTTCCAATTTCCGCTTCGTCTGGCGCGAAAAGGTCTTCCATGTCGGCGCCAGCATTGGCCTGGTGGTGCTGTCCGACCCGACCGCCAGCGCGGAAGAGGTGATGGAACAGGCCGACGCCGCCTGCTACACGGCGAAGGAGGCCGGCCGCGACCAGATCCGCGTCTATCACGCCAAGGCCGCCAACCATCAGCCGCGCGCCGACATGAACATCGTCGAGACGATCCACGACGCCATCGAGCGCAACGGCTTCCGCCTGTTCCGCCAGCGCATCGCCGGCCTCGGCGAGGCGGGCGCCAAGGCGCGGCATTTCGAGCTGCTGCTGCGCATGGTCGACCGCGAAGGCAAGATCGTGCCGCCGATGGTGTTCATCCCGGCCGCCGAGCGGCACAACATGATGCAGGCCATCGACCGCTGGGTGCTGGCCAACGCGCTGCCGGCGATCCGCCGCGAATGCGAGGCGACGCCGGACAGCCTGCCGGTGTTCGACATCAACCTGTCCGCCGAGAGCATCAACGACAGCCGCTTCCCCGCTTTCGTGCGCGAGCAGATCGCCCTGCACAAGGTGCCGGCCGCGGCCATCTGCTTCGAGATCACCGAGACGCTGGCGGTGGCCAACCTGACCAAGGCGGCCGAGCTGATCCGCGAGCTGAAGGAGCTGGGGCTGCGCTTCGCCCTGGACGACTTCGGCGCCGGCATGTGCTCCTTCGCCTACCTGAAGCACCTGCCGGTGGACTACGTCAAGATCGACGGCGCCTTCGTGCGCGACATGTTCGCCGAACCGATGAACATCGAGGTGGTGTCGGCCATCAACAACATCGCCCACTCGCTCGGCATGCAGACCATCGCCGAATTCGTCGAAACCGAGGGCGCGCTCAACCGCCTGCGCGAGATGGGCGTCGACTTCGCCCAGGGCCACGCCGTCGGGCGGCCGTTCTTCTTCAGTTAA
- a CDS encoding FtsX-like permease family protein: protein MNSWHLSWQMLKRDFRAGELRLLGLALLIAVASLSSVSFFSDRLSRALAREAHQLLGGDLLLLADHSWDKSYRSEAERLGLRVIGSVSFPSMTAVNGASHLADIKAVEPGYPLRGALRIAPALNQPDAETQETPARGTVWLDERLAAALEAKVGDVVQLGNARLAVSAVLTLEPDRGVNFFNIAPRLMMQATDLPATQLIQVGSRVTWRLHLAGEAKAVAAYQKWAEKRLGRGERIESLDNARPEVRNALDRAEKFLRLAALLAAVLAAVAVGLASRRFMQRHLDGCAVMRCLGAREGQLLRIYLGEFLLFGAIVSALGCLAGFGAQYALERLLANLLTTALPAPSPLPLVYGFALGLALLAGFALPQLMRLRNVPTVRVLRREWADAEPLAWGGYAFGAAVLAGLMLWMAADLKLGLWVLGLFSLAVAIYAGVARLALAAAGRLRGAAGAGWRYGIASLARRLGTSLIQAVALGLGMTALLLLTLARDDLLASWKRSMPPDAPNRFIINIQPEQREPVRALFAAKGLEKPELLPMVRGRLVAVNGRPVAAADYAEERAQRLVEREFNLSWMAELPEGNSLTAGRWFAAQDAGQPQFSVEQGLAETLKLKMGDVLSYEIAGRRLEAKITSLRKLDWDSMRVNFFVVTPPGVLEPFPTSYITSFHLPQERAGFVGELVAAHPNLTVIDVASILRQFQSVMDQLAQAVQFVFAFSLIAGLAVLYAALESTHDEREYEIAVLRTLGARNRQLRAALAAEFAALGAIAGVVAGVGSAIISWLLGRFVFQMPYEPAWLVLPAGVLGGILGITLAGLAGTARTLRAPALQSLRALA from the coding sequence GTGAACAGCTGGCACCTGTCGTGGCAGATGCTGAAGCGCGATTTCCGCGCCGGCGAGTTGCGCCTGCTTGGCCTGGCACTGCTGATCGCCGTCGCCAGCCTGTCGAGCGTCAGCTTCTTTTCGGATCGCTTGTCGCGCGCCCTGGCACGAGAGGCGCACCAGTTGCTCGGTGGCGATCTGCTGCTGCTGGCCGACCATTCCTGGGACAAATCCTATCGCTCGGAAGCGGAACGGCTCGGCCTGCGCGTCATCGGCAGCGTCAGTTTCCCGAGCATGACGGCGGTGAATGGCGCCAGTCACCTGGCCGACATCAAGGCGGTCGAACCGGGCTACCCCCTGCGCGGGGCGCTGAGGATTGCGCCGGCGCTCAACCAGCCCGATGCGGAAACGCAGGAGACGCCGGCGCGCGGCACGGTCTGGCTGGACGAGCGGCTGGCGGCGGCACTGGAGGCGAAAGTCGGCGACGTCGTGCAGCTCGGCAACGCCAGGCTCGCCGTCTCGGCGGTACTGACTTTGGAGCCGGACCGCGGCGTGAACTTTTTCAACATCGCGCCGCGCCTGATGATGCAGGCCACCGACCTGCCGGCCACGCAGCTGATCCAGGTCGGCAGCCGCGTCACCTGGCGCCTGCATCTGGCCGGCGAGGCCAAGGCCGTCGCCGCCTACCAGAAGTGGGCGGAAAAGCGCCTGGGACGCGGCGAGCGCATCGAGAGCCTCGACAATGCGCGGCCCGAGGTGCGCAACGCCCTCGACCGCGCCGAGAAGTTCCTGCGCCTGGCGGCGCTGCTGGCGGCGGTGCTGGCGGCGGTCGCCGTCGGCCTGGCATCGCGCCGCTTCATGCAGCGGCACCTCGACGGCTGCGCCGTGATGCGCTGCCTCGGTGCGCGCGAGGGCCAGCTGCTGCGCATCTACCTCGGCGAATTCCTGCTCTTCGGCGCCATCGTCTCGGCCCTCGGCTGCCTGGCCGGCTTCGGCGCCCAGTATGCGCTGGAGCGCCTGCTGGCGAATCTGCTGACGACCGCCTTGCCGGCGCCTTCTCCGCTGCCGCTCGTCTATGGCTTCGCCCTTGGACTGGCGCTGCTGGCCGGCTTCGCCCTGCCGCAGCTGATGCGCCTGCGCAACGTGCCGACGGTGCGCGTGCTGCGGCGCGAGTGGGCGGATGCCGAGCCGCTGGCTTGGGGCGGCTATGCCTTCGGCGCTGCAGTGCTGGCTGGCCTGATGCTGTGGATGGCGGCCGACCTCAAGCTCGGGCTGTGGGTGCTCGGCCTGTTTTCGCTCGCCGTCGCCATCTACGCTGGCGTGGCGCGCCTGGCGCTGGCGGCGGCCGGTCGCCTGCGCGGTGCGGCGGGCGCCGGCTGGCGCTACGGCATCGCCTCGCTCGCCCGTCGCCTCGGCACCAGCCTGATCCAGGCGGTGGCCCTCGGCCTCGGCATGACGGCGCTGCTGCTGCTGACCCTGGCGCGCGACGACCTGCTGGCCTCCTGGAAGCGCAGCATGCCGCCGGACGCGCCCAACCGCTTCATCATCAACATCCAGCCGGAGCAGCGCGAGCCGGTGCGTGCGCTGTTCGCCGCCAAGGGGCTGGAAAAGCCCGAACTGCTGCCGATGGTACGCGGCCGCCTGGTGGCGGTGAACGGCCGGCCGGTCGCAGCGGCCGACTACGCCGAGGAGCGCGCCCAGCGCCTGGTCGAGCGCGAGTTCAACCTGTCCTGGATGGCCGAGCTGCCGGAGGGCAATTCGCTCACGGCCGGCCGCTGGTTCGCCGCACAGGACGCCGGCCAGCCGCAATTCTCGGTGGAGCAGGGGCTGGCCGAGACGCTGAAGCTGAAGATGGGCGACGTCCTGAGCTATGAAATCGCCGGCCGGCGGCTGGAGGCGAAGATCACCTCGCTGCGCAAGCTCGACTGGGATTCGATGCGCGTGAATTTCTTCGTCGTCACGCCGCCCGGCGTGCTGGAACCGTTTCCGACCAGCTACATCACCAGCTTCCATCTGCCGCAGGAACGGGCCGGCTTCGTCGGCGAGCTGGTGGCGGCGCATCCCAACCTGACGGTGATCGACGTCGCCTCCATCCTGCGCCAGTTCCAGTCGGTCATGGACCAATTGGCGCAGGCGGTGCAGTTCGTCTTTGCGTTTTCCCTGATCGCCGGGCTGGCGGTGTTGTACGCCGCGCTGGAATCCACCCATGACGAGCGGGAATACGAGATCGCCGTGCTGCGCACCCTCGGCGCGCGCAACCGCCAGTTGCGTGCAGCGCTGGCGGCGGAGTTTGCGGCGCTGGGCGCCATCGCCGGCGTGGTGGCGGGGGTCGGTTCGGCCATCATCAGCTGGCTCCTGGGGCGTTTCGTCTTCCAGATGCCCTATGAGCCGGCCTGGCTGGTGCTGCCGGCGGGGGTCTTGGGCGGCATTCTCGGCATCACCCTGGCCGGGCTGGCCGGTACCGCACGCACCCTGCGCGCACCGGCGTTGCAGAGCCTGCGTGCGCTGGCGTGA
- a CDS encoding formate dehydrogenase accessory sulfurtransferase FdhD — translation MSYRPLLTDAARPATVTIAAVNEHGEVVPTPIAGEHPLTLYLDKREIVTLMTLGGAPEALAIGYLRNQRLVERLEDIAAVQVDWETDSVAVTTTRSAGDLEARMGKRTVTTGCGQGTVFGDLMDEIGSISLPAARLDEATLYGLLDAVRHHESIYKQAGAVHGCALARGCEILTFVEDVGRHNAVDAIAGRMWLDGLEGGDKVFYTTGRLTSEMVIKTAQMGIPFLVSRSGLTQMGYDLASKLGLTMIGRAQGKHYLLFTGAQRFHKSHATTA, via the coding sequence GTGTCGTACCGCCCGCTACTCACCGACGCCGCCCGCCCGGCCACCGTCACCATCGCCGCCGTCAACGAGCACGGAGAAGTGGTGCCGACGCCCATCGCCGGCGAGCATCCCCTGACGCTCTACCTCGACAAGCGCGAGATCGTCACCCTGATGACGCTGGGCGGCGCGCCGGAGGCGCTGGCCATCGGCTACCTGCGCAACCAGCGCCTGGTCGAGCGCCTGGAGGACATCGCCGCCGTGCAGGTCGACTGGGAGACGGATTCGGTGGCCGTCACGACGACCCGCTCCGCCGGCGATCTCGAGGCACGCATGGGCAAGCGCACCGTCACCACCGGCTGCGGCCAGGGCACGGTATTCGGCGATTTGATGGATGAAATCGGGAGCATCTCGCTGCCGGCGGCCCGCCTCGACGAGGCCACGCTCTACGGCCTGCTCGATGCGGTGCGCCACCACGAATCGATCTACAAGCAGGCCGGCGCGGTGCACGGCTGCGCCCTCGCCCGCGGCTGCGAGATCCTGACGTTCGTCGAGGACGTCGGCCGCCACAACGCGGTGGACGCCATCGCCGGCCGGATGTGGCTGGACGGCCTCGAGGGCGGCGACAAGGTCTTCTACACCACCGGCCGGCTCACTTCGGAAATGGTCATCAAGACGGCGCAGATGGGCATCCCCTTCCTCGTCTCGCGCTCGGGCCTGACGCAGATGGGCTACGACCTGGCGAGCAAGCTTGGCCTCACCATGATCGGACGCGCCCAGGGCAAGCATTACCTCCTGTTCACCGGCGCGCAGCGCTTTCACAAATCGCACGCGACGACCGCATGA
- the moaA gene encoding GTP 3',8-cyclase MoaA produces MRNESLNPESVPVGLEQFVPTTTPATSSHAPGTLVDKYGRHITYIRLSITDRCDFRCFYCMAEEMEFLPRDHLLSLEECLRVIRSFVGMGVTKVRITGGEPLVRRNALWLMREAGKLEGLKELVVTTNGSQLERYAAEMREAGVKRVNISLDTLRADRFKSITRVGEIDKVLRGIDAAIAAGFDGIKLNTVMMRGVNDDEFADLARFAVGKGIDLSFIEEMPLGTVDHPRADTYFSSDDALALLRPHFELVSSAETTGGPARYWRIPGTKTKVGFISPHSHNFCDSCNRVRITCKGELYPCLGQNDALPLMPVLRAHPGDDAPLRQAIVDSMGIKPKGHDFNEQMQDPKVVRFMSMTGG; encoded by the coding sequence ATGCGCAACGAATCCCTGAATCCCGAATCGGTTCCCGTCGGCCTCGAGCAGTTCGTGCCGACGACGACGCCGGCCACCTCCAGCCACGCCCCCGGCACGCTGGTGGACAAGTACGGCCGCCACATCACCTACATCCGCCTGTCGATCACCGACCGCTGCGACTTCCGCTGCTTCTACTGCATGGCGGAAGAGATGGAATTCCTGCCGCGCGACCATCTGCTGAGCCTGGAGGAATGCCTGCGCGTCATCCGCAGCTTCGTCGGCATGGGCGTCACCAAGGTGCGCATCACCGGCGGCGAGCCGCTGGTGCGGCGAAACGCCCTCTGGCTGATGCGCGAGGCGGGCAAGCTCGAAGGCCTGAAGGAACTGGTGGTCACCACCAACGGCTCGCAGCTCGAGCGCTACGCCGCCGAAATGCGCGAGGCCGGCGTCAAGCGCGTGAACATCAGCCTGGACACGCTGCGCGCAGACCGCTTCAAGTCGATCACCCGCGTCGGCGAGATCGACAAGGTGCTGCGCGGCATCGACGCCGCCATCGCCGCCGGCTTCGACGGCATCAAGCTCAACACGGTGATGATGCGCGGCGTGAACGACGACGAGTTCGCCGACCTGGCGCGCTTCGCCGTCGGCAAGGGCATCGACCTGTCCTTCATCGAGGAGATGCCGCTCGGCACGGTGGACCACCCGCGCGCCGATACCTATTTCAGCTCGGACGACGCCCTGGCGCTGCTGCGGCCGCACTTCGAGCTGGTCAGTTCGGCCGAGACCACGGGCGGGCCGGCGCGCTACTGGCGCATCCCTGGCACCAAGACCAAGGTCGGCTTCATCTCGCCCCACTCGCACAATTTCTGCGACAGCTGCAACCGCGTGCGCATCACCTGCAAGGGCGAGCTGTATCCCTGCCTCGGCCAGAACGATGCCCTGCCCCTGATGCCGGTGTTGCGCGCCCATCCCGGCGACGACGCGCCGCTGCGCCAGGCCATCGTCGACTCGATGGGCATCAAGCCGAAGGGCCACGACTTCAACGAACAGATGCAGGACCCGAAGGTCGTCCGCTTCATGTCGATGACGGGGGGCTGA
- a CDS encoding molybdopterin molybdotransferase MoeA produces the protein MTSLLKTLSCADGYDPESLSVEQARKLILGLVEPVAGTERLFVRNALGRVLAEDVLATANVPGHDNSAMDGYAVRYADLAAEGETMLRLAGTAFAGRTFAGSLEAGQCVRIMTGGVIPEGADTVVIQELVRAENDRIVVPPKQRQGQHVRRAGEDLRAGTPAIRAGKVIRPAELGLIASLGVAEVNVRRRLRVAFFSTGDELCSVGTPLGEGEVYDSNRYTLYGMLTRLGCEAIDLGVVRDDPDALEAAFRRSAVQADVILTSGGVSVGEADFIRGMMEKLGEVAFWKIAMRPGRPMAFGKIGSDKNTAWLFGLPGNPVAVMVTFYEFVREALLKMMGVAPVEPLPQFRVPCVTPLKKRPGRSEFQRGILFRENGEWKVRATGTQGSGVLRSMSEANCIIVVEHERGNVEPGEAVDVQPFEGLV, from the coding sequence ATGACTTCGCTTCTGAAGACACTCTCCTGCGCCGACGGCTACGATCCGGAATCCCTCTCCGTCGAGCAGGCCCGCAAACTGATCCTCGGCCTCGTCGAGCCGGTCGCCGGCACTGAACGCCTCTTCGTTCGCAATGCACTGGGCCGGGTGCTGGCCGAGGACGTCCTCGCGACGGCCAACGTCCCCGGCCACGACAACTCGGCCATGGACGGCTATGCCGTGCGCTACGCCGACCTCGCCGCCGAGGGCGAAACCATGCTTCGGCTCGCCGGCACGGCTTTCGCCGGGCGCACCTTCGCGGGCAGCCTCGAGGCCGGCCAGTGCGTGCGCATCATGACCGGCGGCGTCATCCCCGAGGGCGCCGACACGGTGGTGATCCAGGAATTGGTGCGCGCCGAGAATGATCGCATCGTCGTCCCGCCGAAGCAGCGGCAGGGCCAGCACGTCCGCCGCGCCGGCGAGGACCTGCGCGCCGGCACGCCGGCGATCCGCGCCGGCAAGGTCATCCGCCCGGCGGAGCTCGGCCTGATCGCTTCGCTAGGCGTCGCCGAAGTCAACGTCAGGCGGCGCCTGCGCGTCGCCTTCTTCTCCACCGGCGACGAGCTGTGTTCGGTCGGCACGCCGCTCGGGGAGGGCGAGGTGTACGACAGCAACCGCTACACCCTCTACGGCATGCTGACGCGCCTGGGCTGCGAGGCGATCGACCTCGGCGTGGTGCGCGACGATCCGGACGCACTGGAAGCGGCCTTTCGCCGGTCCGCCGTCCAGGCCGACGTGATCCTCACCAGCGGCGGCGTTTCGGTCGGCGAGGCGGACTTCATACGCGGCATGATGGAAAAGCTGGGCGAAGTGGCGTTCTGGAAGATCGCCATGCGGCCCGGCCGGCCGATGGCCTTCGGCAAGATCGGCAGCGACAAAAATACGGCCTGGCTGTTCGGCCTGCCGGGCAATCCTGTCGCCGTGATGGTGACCTTCTACGAGTTCGTGCGCGAAGCGCTGCTGAAGATGATGGGCGTCGCGCCGGTCGAGCCGCTGCCGCAATTCCGCGTGCCCTGCGTCACGCCGCTGAAGAAGCGGCCCGGCCGCAGCGAATTCCAGCGCGGCATCCTGTTCCGGGAAAACGGCGAATGGAAGGTTCGCGCAACCGGCACGCAGGGCTCCGGCGTGCTGCGCTCGATGTCGGAGGCGAACTGCATCATCGTCGTCGAACACGAGCGCGGCAACGTCGAGCCGGGCGAAGCGGTCGACGTGCAGCCCTTCGAGGGACTGGTTTAA